The DNA segment TGTATTATATGCCTCTTGCCGACTAATTTACTTTTTTAATAAAAGCACAAAAAAGCCGCAACATCAGTTGCGGCTTTTTTTATGAAAGATGGTGCCGAAGAGAAGTGAGCGAGAGCCTATGTATGTAGTTCTTCCATTATTGTTTGAACAGGAAAACGATGATCGTAAGCTAGGTTGAACATATAGCTGTAAATCAAAAAGAAAAGAGCTATACCTGCATCGAAGATCAAAGCCTGCAAGGCTCCCATTTGGAACCAGTACATAAAAAATGGGACCATAAGACCAATAAGTCCCACTTCAAAGAAAAGAGCATGACAGATACGCATATGGGCAGGACGAGGCATGAGAGGTTTC comes from the Maridesulfovibrio ferrireducens genome and includes:
- a CDS encoding PACE efflux transporter, yielding MRTISERIRHTILFEGIALIIVIPGTSIITGRPPHEIGAMSIIVSIIAMSWNYIYNLGFDKILIKMKKPLMPRPAHMRICHALFFEVGLIGLMVPFFMYWFQMGALQALIFDAGIALFFLIYSYMFNLAYDHRFPVQTIMEELHT